Within the Deinococcus sedimenti genome, the region CTGGCCGAACTGACCGGCGTGACGGTCGAGAGTGCCGTCGATTTCGGCCTCCTCTTCAACGTCAGTCGCGAGACGGGCGGCCGCGCCCTCCGGAGTACTCCATGACCCACCCTGACCCTGCCCGCACTGACGCCAGTGCGCCCGCCCCGCTGACCGCCCCGATCGCCATTGGCGACGTGCACGGCTGCCTCGCGGAACTCAATGAACTGCTCGCACAGATCTCCCCAGACCGCCACCTCGTGTTCCTCGGGGACTACGTGGACCGGGGCCCCGACAACCGCGGCGTCCTGGCCCGCGTCCGGGCTCTCGTCGAAGCGCGTCGCGCCACGGCTCTGCTCGGCAACCACGACCAGCTGATGATCGACAGCCTCCTGAACGGCGACGAGGGCGCCCGCGAGATCTGGCTGCGCAACGGCGGTCAGGCCACCCTCGACAACTACGTCAGTGAGGCCGAGGCGGCCCAGGACGCCCTGTGGATGCAGGAGAACCTGCGCCCACACGTCACCATCGGCCC harbors:
- a CDS encoding metallophosphoesterase; translated protein: MTHPDPARTDASAPAPLTAPIAIGDVHGCLAELNELLAQISPDRHLVFLGDYVDRGPDNRGVLARVRALVEARRATALLGNHDQLMIDSLLNGDEGAREIWLRNGGQATLDNYVSEAEAAQDALWMQENLRPHVTIGPVLFSHAMRPDPTGQDVHAHLWGRPNTADTPLYPLPEGVTFSVHGHTPMMYGPVSLPLTDETVAVFIDTGCVFGRTLTAIDTATWQALSVPARPPMPTP